The genomic stretch TAACTGATAGAACTCAGTGTGGTACTTCAGGGACATCAAAACATTGTGCGACATGCAAAAGACTATTCACGAATCACACAAAATATACATTCATTGTGCCATCCATCACATTAACAATTGAGCTGAAAATACACCATGTCCAGCTAAGATAACTGTAGAAAGAAGAAGCTCATTTGAATAACACCTTTAGGTTCTGAATAATCCAGCACAGAGTTGAAATAGAGTGTTGTGGCCAGAGAAACAAGAAAGGGGTGGGGATGAAGGGAGACTTAAGCACAGGAAGCAAGGTTTCTGAACCTTGTGTTCTGCAGGCTTTCTTAACTCACTAAAAGAACAAATTGAGGCTACCCTCTGAGGCAACTGATTGAGTTGAAATGAGGCCTTTTATTCTTTAACCTAGaatcacatataaaattgtaCCAGCTTTGAGAGTTTGCCCACCCTGTTTTAGTCACTTAAtctaaacatttctaaaaaaaaatctgtataaagATAAATCTCTCAGAACAAAGTATTTACAACCAGCAAACTCACACACATGaaactgaattaaattaaaaaacgaATCGTGTAAACACACTCATAGTGCATCTCTTCTTCATGAGCTCCTGGACTCTCTCCTTTCTATCATTCTTTAAGGTCAAAGTAGGAGAGAACTGTAAATATACAGATAGATAAAAGATGAGAGGCCTTTCTCTGACATGTTTCTGCTGGCAAAGGAGACTTTTCCAAAGGGCATCTGAAAGGAACAGAAGGTTCTGCGGAAATTGCCTAAAAGTAGGGAGGGGTGTTAGGAGCCATCAGAAAATTGATGCTGCCACCCAATCTGCATTAAGGAGTTAAcatcctccaccccaccccaccccccagatcAAGTGAAGAATTCTTTGGAAACACATTATCCTGCCCAGGAGCTCCCCAGATAGgatcagaaagagagagactgcAAATGGAAAGGAAGATAAGCTAAGAATGTGCTTTGGGTAAGAAGTCCCAGCCCAGGAGGAGCCTGGGCTGCGGAGTCTGGGGCTGGGCCGACCTCAGTGGGAGGGAGTCAGGGTGTCTGAGGTAGAAGACCCCGGGGAAGGAACGCAGGGCGAGGAGCTGGACTTCTCTGAGGATTCCTCGGCCTTCTCCTCGCTTCCCGGCGGCGTGGCGGGAGAGATGGGCAAGAGGCCCTCCTTCTCTCGTTTCTTCTGCTTCATTCGGCGATTCTGGAACCAAATCTTCACCTGGGTCTCATTGAGCTGCAGGGACGCGGCAATTTCCACCCTGCGGGCGCGCGTCAGGTACTTGTTGAAGTGGAACTCTTTCTCCAGCTCGGTGAGCTGCTTGGTGGTGAAGTTGGTGCGCACCGCATTGGGTTGACCCACGTAACCATACTCTCCAACTTTCCCTAGGGACAGGGTGGGAAGCGACGAGAGAAAAAGGTACAATTTTTACAATCGATATGAGATCCCCTACAGTTTCAGAACAATATTCAGGTAAACGGGAGATCAAGAATTTCACAACACACCAGTCTGGGCAGGGTGAGTGATGAGGTGTAAAGTGTTAATCTGAAGTCAACCATTAGCGTGGTCAGACCCGTGATTCATGGAGCCTATAGATATTAACAGAAttcccccagcacacacaccttCCCACTTCCTACTTCCAGAACCTCTAACCCTCAGCCCCTTTGAAAACACAACAGTCCCAAACGCTCCTTTGCCCCAACACACCAGGGCAATCTCCCCACGTCCTACAACACTGGTGTGTAGCAAGAActtaaaattgtgtatatatatatatatatatatatatatatatatatatatatatatatatatttcccttgGCAACTAAGCATACAAACTCCTTCCACAATCATCAAGGGACATCCATGGAATGGCAAGACTGACCTGTTTTGGGAGGGTTTCTTTTGACTTTCATCCAGTCAAAGGTCTGCGCTGGAGAAGACGTCTCTGATGTAGGGGAGCGACAGGCTTCTTGGTGGCTGGCGTGGAGAGGGGACAAGGAGTTATTATACGTGGCCAGGGCCAGGCTCTGGTGCTCTTGTCCATATGAGTGGTGAATGAACTGAGGCGAGCCCACCGCGCCCCCGGCATAACcctggtggtggtgatgctggACCATGGGAGATGAGAGATTTCCAGAGTAAACAGCGGGAGCGCACGAGGGGTACCCACCACTTACTTCTGCTTCCTGATTTAACGCGTAAGAGCTGTAAGGCGCCCCGAAGTTCTGCGCGCCGTAGCTTGGACCACAACTCGAGTGGGAGTAGGACACCCCCAGGTTCCCGGGAGTCTGGTAGGTGGCCGTCtgagggtggtgatggtggtggtggtggtggtggtggggcgggCTGATCTGCACCCCCCTGCCCACTAGGAAGCGGTCGTCGCCGCCACAGCTGTTGGCACTGACCGCGCACGACTGGAAAGTTGTAATTCCATGGTCGGAAGGGTAGGCTCGCGCTGAGCAGGTCCCCGAGTCGCCACCGCTGAGGATGGGGTATTCCAGGAAGGAGCTCATTTTTGCATTGTCCATCTGTCACTGAGTAACCGGGTCCTGCGAAGCCCTGGGTGACCGTGCCAACTTTCTCACTTCCTCCATGGGGCcggagaagaaaaatgatatgaaTGTACAGTGCGCAAGAGGGGGGGCCGGAGGGTGGAGGGCGCTACGGGAGGGGCACGTGACTATGTCAGCCAATGGCGGAGCCTCCTGCGAAAGTTTGCTGGCTCCCGCAGTGATGGATCACCGTTTCAGTGGCATTTAAATCCCCGGCGCTCCTCAGTCTAGGTGACGCGCAGTCGCCCCCCCAGGCAGCGGCAGCAGCTGCGGCGGCTGCTAGGGCAGATTCCGAGCTCTGGGGCGAAGGGGAGCAGAGGCTTGCCTTCCGCGCGCCGACTCCGTTCGCCCTCCCCCCcctgaggtgggggctgggaggcatCCCTTTCTCGtctccgccccctccccaccgTTCTCAGAAAGATGAACTGGCAAGAGGTGAGAAGGGAAGAGGGCTCCGTGCACTCTTGGGTCGGGAATCAGTGGGCCGGAGATCGGAGCGCGCCGAGCATGAAGGGTAGGAACCGGGCCAGCACAGCAGCCCAAGCTCCCCCGGAGCTTTCGCTGCACATTCCCTGCTGTGGTGCCTTGGGGCAGTGAGGAGCGCAGAGCATGGTGGCTTCGGTTAAAGATAGGCCACCAGCTCTCCAGACTCGGAATGGAGAGGAAGTGCGCAGAGGGCTGGCTGGGAGGGCGTGGAGGAGACCAGGACAAGAAAGAAACTTCCCTTCTTCAAGGAGGGTCTCCGAAACTTCTaacctccaccccacctcccccacgGACTATTAGCAGGGGTGTGAGGAGCTTCGGTAATTTGACGCCCGGGAGCTGGCTGAACCCTCGGAGCTGAGCTCGCCGGAAAAGGCCGGGGCCGCTGGGCTCTccgccctccctctctcctggctctccgcccctttctcctccccactcAGCTTTGCTCTGGGAGCCCTATGGGATCCGGAGCAGCTCGGCCGCTAGATTTTGAGGGTTAGGAGGCGGGGGAGAAAGATGACGCTAACGGACGTGGCCAGCGTGGGGGCCGGGCCATGCGCTGCAGGCCATCTGCCG from Rhinolophus sinicus isolate RSC01 linkage group LG09, ASM3656204v1, whole genome shotgun sequence encodes the following:
- the HOXA1 gene encoding homeobox protein Hox-A1 isoform X2, whose protein sequence is MDNAKMSSFLEYPILSGGDSGTCSARAYPSDHGITTFQSCAVSANSCGGDDRFLVGRGVQISPPHHHHHHHHHHPQTATYQTPGNLGVSYSHSSCGPSYGAQNFGAPYSSYALNQEAEPPRSLSLPYIRDVFSSADL
- the HOXA1 gene encoding homeobox protein Hox-A1 isoform X1; this encodes MDNAKMSSFLEYPILSGGDSGTCSARAYPSDHGITTFQSCAVSANSCGGDDRFLVGRGVQISPPHHHHHHHHHHPQTATYQTPGNLGVSYSHSSCGPSYGAQNFGAPYSSYALNQEAEVSGGYPSCAPAVYSGNLSSPMVQHHHHQGYAGGAVGSPQFIHHSYGQEHQSLALATYNNSLSPLHASHQEACRSPTSETSSPAQTFDWMKVKRNPPKTGKVGEYGYVGQPNAVRTNFTTKQLTELEKEFHFNKYLTRARRVEIAASLQLNETQVKIWFQNRRMKQKKREKEGLLPISPATPPGSEEKAEESSEKSSSSPCVPSPGSSTSDTLTPSH